From the Stigmatella erecta genome, one window contains:
- a CDS encoding RNA polymerase sigma factor: MTVSDPEEPAGRARLTLASAQAPSDEALCQAFLDGDEAAFATLVERHRKLVFSLVRRFAPRPEDAADLAQQAFLRALESSKRVFGRWNWSSPTPFRSWLVRIALNLAKNHARQGNRWRPAVLTEVENAAVDPHESAQEALERAEQARQVQAAVLALPRRQREVLTLRVDAGLPFKDIAETLGITENNAKVQFHHAVKRLRAEVAGAPEENRE; this comes from the coding sequence GTGACGGTCTCGGACCCCGAAGAACCCGCCGGACGGGCGCGGCTGACGTTGGCGTCGGCCCAGGCCCCCTCGGACGAAGCGCTGTGCCAGGCCTTCCTGGACGGCGACGAGGCGGCCTTCGCCACGCTGGTGGAGCGCCACCGCAAGCTGGTCTTCTCGCTCGTGCGGCGCTTCGCCCCCCGGCCCGAGGACGCGGCGGACCTGGCCCAGCAAGCCTTCCTTCGGGCGCTGGAGTCCTCGAAGCGCGTGTTTGGCCGCTGGAATTGGAGCAGCCCCACCCCTTTCCGCTCCTGGCTGGTGCGCATCGCCCTCAACCTCGCCAAGAACCACGCCCGCCAGGGCAACCGGTGGCGGCCCGCCGTGCTGACGGAGGTGGAGAACGCCGCGGTGGATCCGCACGAGTCCGCGCAGGAGGCGCTGGAGCGGGCCGAGCAGGCCCGCCAGGTCCAGGCCGCGGTGCTCGCCCTACCCCGCCGTCAGCGCGAGGTGCTCACCCTGCGGGTGGACGCCGGGTTGCCCTTCAAGGACATCGCCGAGACGCTCGGCATCACCGAGAACAATGCCAAGGTGCAGTTCCACCACGCCGTCAAACGGCTGAGGGCCGAGGTGGCAGGCGCGCCTGAGGAGAACCGCGAATGA
- a CDS encoding anti-sigma factor family protein, whose translation MKPCPDYEVLLTLHASGALEPAEQAQVQAHLATCAGCQSEARQLTGVLGQVALPPPTPLEEARQEALPRQVVSRWRREQVKQAMRLRNGGALLALAAAVMLVLTVTLPGKDPSRAEPLSTAGVVTSETETLFEQWASADPLQDELDLSGGEDEAGWDELDGDADLASDDLLFLP comes from the coding sequence ATGAAGCCCTGCCCGGATTACGAAGTGCTGCTGACGTTGCACGCCTCGGGGGCGTTGGAGCCCGCCGAGCAGGCCCAGGTGCAAGCCCACCTGGCCACGTGCGCGGGCTGCCAGAGCGAGGCGCGGCAGCTCACGGGGGTGCTGGGCCAGGTGGCGCTGCCGCCCCCCACCCCGCTGGAGGAGGCCCGGCAGGAGGCCCTGCCCCGGCAGGTGGTGAGCCGCTGGCGGCGCGAGCAGGTGAAGCAGGCCATGCGGCTGCGCAACGGCGGGGCGCTGCTGGCCCTGGCGGCCGCAGTGATGCTGGTGCTCACGGTGACGCTGCCGGGGAAGGACCCCTCGCGCGCCGAACCGCTGTCCACCGCGGGCGTGGTCACCTCGGAGACCGAGACGCTCTTCGAGCAGTGGGCCTCCGCGGATCCGCTGCAAGATGAGCTGGATCTGAGCGGGGGCGAGGACGAGGCCGGCTGGGACGAGCTGGACGGCGACGCGGACCTGGCCTCGGACGACTTGCTGTTCCTTCCTTGA
- a CDS encoding TIGR02265 family protein: MPTADPTSSARIKGTVLISRLNMVRQHGGPARLEEVLRRLPPADQAVLRKMILPINWYPLELNLRLDDAIADVLSPDDRTRAFVDMGRASADENLRGAQHVFVRQGEPHFLLSQAPQIYRFYYAVGSRTYERSGPKSAILRTFGAERVSDADCLTIVGWHQRAIELSGGRAVRVIHPKCVAWGASHCEYHCQWE; this comes from the coding sequence ATGCCGACGGCAGACCCCACCTCCAGTGCCCGTATCAAGGGGACGGTGCTCATCTCCCGGCTCAACATGGTGCGCCAGCACGGGGGGCCCGCGCGGCTGGAGGAAGTCCTGCGGCGGTTGCCCCCTGCGGACCAGGCCGTCCTGCGGAAGATGATCCTCCCCATCAACTGGTACCCGCTGGAGCTCAACCTGCGGCTGGACGACGCCATCGCCGATGTGCTGTCGCCCGATGACCGCACGCGGGCCTTCGTGGACATGGGCCGTGCCTCGGCGGACGAGAACCTGCGCGGGGCCCAGCACGTCTTCGTCCGCCAGGGCGAGCCGCACTTCCTGCTGAGCCAGGCGCCGCAGATCTACCGCTTCTATTACGCGGTGGGCTCGCGCACCTACGAGCGCTCGGGCCCCAAGTCCGCCATCCTGCGCACCTTCGGCGCGGAGCGCGTGAGCGACGCGGACTGCCTCACCATCGTCGGCTGGCACCAGCGCGCCATCGAGCTGTCCGGGGGGCGCGCCGTGCGGGTGATCCACCCCAAGTGCGTGGCCTGGGGGGCTTCCCACTGTGAGTACCATTGTCAGTGGGAGTAG
- a CDS encoding YcaO-like family protein, which produces MLPTKQVVVSPGFQARLAQAMGVTRVARITGLDRTGVEVACAVRPGGHVLQVCNGKGLSAEEASLGALFETAELWAAENVPPGRLVWGSRNELDGRLGAFWSATALGSAGTLVVPRLWSDAVRCAWRQAQELHSGRTVWVPAQGVYCPPSGAVELGPVSVTWTSNGSGAHPEPRKAQLHALLEATERDQLARALPGGWTEEGVRRRMLRTPGLEQKAPRTAALAQALRERGFGVYLFDATPYARTPGAVGLPVAAAVLVDLEEGPVPLTAGYACALGRDTALLRALLEAAQSRLTDIHGAREDVAATDRTAARAFAEACASVRAKRQASDMPDFSRDAGSPTRGLRRVLDQLRRAGFTQVAAVPLDAPVPGLHVQRVVVPGMRISELL; this is translated from the coding sequence GTGCTTCCTACCAAGCAAGTCGTCGTCTCCCCGGGGTTTCAAGCGCGCCTGGCCCAGGCCATGGGTGTTACCCGGGTGGCCCGCATCACCGGACTGGACCGCACCGGCGTGGAAGTGGCCTGTGCCGTGCGGCCCGGGGGGCATGTGCTCCAGGTCTGCAATGGCAAGGGGCTGAGCGCCGAGGAGGCCTCGCTGGGGGCCCTGTTCGAGACCGCGGAGCTGTGGGCCGCGGAGAACGTGCCCCCGGGCCGCCTCGTCTGGGGCTCGCGCAACGAGCTGGATGGCCGGCTCGGCGCCTTCTGGAGTGCCACCGCCCTGGGCTCCGCGGGCACCCTGGTGGTCCCCCGCCTGTGGTCCGACGCCGTGCGGTGCGCGTGGCGCCAGGCCCAGGAGCTGCACTCGGGGCGCACCGTGTGGGTGCCCGCCCAGGGGGTGTACTGCCCGCCCTCGGGCGCGGTGGAGCTGGGGCCGGTGAGCGTCACGTGGACGAGCAACGGCTCGGGCGCCCACCCGGAGCCGCGCAAGGCCCAGCTCCACGCGCTGCTGGAGGCCACCGAGCGGGATCAGCTCGCGCGCGCGCTGCCGGGCGGGTGGACGGAGGAGGGCGTGCGGCGGCGCATGCTGCGCACGCCGGGGCTCGAGCAGAAGGCCCCCCGCACCGCGGCCCTGGCCCAGGCCCTGCGGGAGCGGGGCTTTGGTGTGTACCTCTTCGATGCCACCCCGTACGCACGCACGCCCGGGGCGGTGGGGCTGCCCGTGGCCGCCGCGGTGCTGGTGGACCTGGAGGAGGGGCCGGTGCCGCTCACCGCCGGGTACGCGTGCGCGCTGGGGCGGGACACCGCGCTCCTGCGTGCGCTGCTGGAGGCGGCCCAGTCCCGGCTCACGGACATTCATGGTGCGCGTGAGGATGTGGCCGCCACGGACCGCACGGCCGCGCGGGCCTTCGCGGAGGCCTGCGCCTCGGTGCGCGCCAAGCGCCAGGCCTCGGACATGCCGGACTTCTCCCGGGACGCGGGCTCTCCCACGCGGGGGCTGCGGCGCGTGCTGGATCAACTGCGGCGCGCGGGCTTCACCCAGGTGGCCGCCGTGCCGCTCGATGCGCCCGTGCCCGGACTGCACGTCCAGCGGGTGGTGGTGCCGGGCATGCGCATCTCGGAGCTTCTATGA